Proteins encoded by one window of Cervus canadensis isolate Bull #8, Minnesota chromosome 18, ASM1932006v1, whole genome shotgun sequence:
- the LOC122421144 gene encoding 60S ribosomal protein L10-like — protein sequence MRGAFGKPQGTVARVHIGQVIMSIGTKLQNKEHVIEALRRAKFKFPGCQKIHISKKWGFTKFNADEFENMVVEKRLIPDGCGVKYIPNRGPLNKWRALHS from the coding sequence ATGCGCGGTGCCtttggaaagccccagggcacagtggccagGGTCCACATTGGCCAGGTCATAATGTCCATCGGCACCAAGCTGCAGAACAAGGAGCATGTGATTGAAGCCCTCCGCAgggccaagttcaagttccctggcTGTCAGAAGATCCACATCTCCAAGAAGTGGGGATTTACCAAGTTCAATGCGGATGAATTTGAGAACATGGTGGTAGAAAAGCGACTCATCCCAGACGGCTGTGGGGTCAAATACATCCCTAATCGTGGTCCCCTGAACAAATGGCGGGCCCTGCACTCATGA
- the LOC122421143 gene encoding phospholipase A2 inhibitor and Ly6/PLAUR domain-containing protein-like, giving the protein MKPSMKPETFLLASLLLCTLLGLGYPLDCWVCISPGPFCQGTMQACAPEEDTCMAAIYETHRVGDVLVSSKKGCTTSSDCDPGFLSFNDGPESNVGATTRCCQINGCNQDPLPAFRRNLTENGLRCPSCFAFLKETCTPTQEVLCVGEETYCVTMTGLMHPGIKFAARGCGTETACHSKPGTLVP; this is encoded by the exons atgaAGCCTTCCATGAAACCTGAGACCTTCTTGCTGGCCTCCTTGCTGCTCTGCACCCTCCTGGGTCTGG GGTACCCACTAGACTGCTGGGTGTGTATAAGCCCCGGTCCCTTTTGCCAGGGAACGATGCAGGCTTGCGCCCCCGAAGAGGACACCTGTATGGCCGCCATATATGAGACCCACAGAG TTGGCGATGTTTTAGTGAGCTCCAAGAAGGGGTGCACGACATCCAGCGATTGTGACCCGGGATTCCTCTCCTTCAATGACGGCCCCGAAAGCAACGTAGGGGCTACCACACGCTGCTGCCAGATCAATGGCTGCAACCAGGACCCGCTGCCCG CGTTCAGGAGAAATCTGACAGAGAATGGCCTTCGGTGTCCTTCCTGCTTCGCCTTCCTCAAGGAAACATGCACCCCGACTCAGGAAGTGCTCTGCGTTGGCGAGGAAACCTACTGTGTCACCATGACTGGCCTCATGCACCCTG GTATCAAATTTGCGGCCCGGGGCTGTGGTACGGAGACCGCCTGCCACAGCAAGCCTGGGACCCTGGTGCCCTGA